The Amblyomma americanum isolate KBUSLIRL-KWMA chromosome 6, ASM5285725v1, whole genome shotgun sequence genome has a window encoding:
- the LOC144095579 gene encoding uncharacterized protein LOC144095579, whose amino-acid sequence MAAFKKTADPTASSCFFTRRLESRFYLVVQSERITIIEASEGHGPPERNLHETSGPKIDQDNLRGDERGASASCRQDTRSPTDPTPVPSPQPSQQHTPEPPLQPSTRATPSLLGKRRRDDGANKVLRQMLYESHRLDSLTDARNRQDAAFQQSMLEAIWEVTDAVQASNGQQELLIQNVNLLTLILQKQLEPPAPH is encoded by the exons atggcggccttcaagaaaacagctgatcccacggctagttcctgcttttttacgcgtcgtctggaatcaaggttctatttggttgtccaaagtgagcggataacaattatcgaagccagtgaaggtcacgggcctccagaaaggaacctgcacgaaacgtcgggcccgaaaatcgaccaagacaacttgag aggagatgaacggggagcctcagcaagttgtcgacaagacacacggagccccacagacc ctacaccggtgccctcgccgcagccctcacagcagcacacaccagagcctccactgcagccctcaacgcgtgccacgcctagccttcttgggaagcgacggcgagacgatggggccaataaggtgctgcgccagatgctgtatgaatcgcatcgtttggattcccttactgacgcccggaaccgccaggacgctgcttttcagcaaagcatgctggag gccatatgggaggtgacagatgctgtgcaggcgtcaaatggtcagcaagagctgctcatccagaatgtgaacctactgacgctaatcttacaaaagcagcttgagccacctgcaccacattga